Proteins found in one Fimbriimonadia bacterium genomic segment:
- a CDS encoding TIM barrel protein has translation MNVSSDKLAKLSTEYGGYLEGDKVNRFLDEYGINFSAGHWCAGEFRDRFCPDGYNSNTDFDASEEAQIARVKAAGIKGIEFHERCFIDAHYAKDQRRIESVRAALAEHGVVCTNMNMNTWSDPKWKFGGVTHPDPGVRRDCLALCLQGVEIGKELGCASCQLWPGSDGWDYHFEVDYGERLDWFIEGCTAIAERAAQLGLKFGTEAKQKEPREGNMIVNTVGKAALVALEVNKNLGKTVMGVVIDYGHEQMVGNQPADSLYLLKRMGVPIANFHINAAKYNSNDEDRITGTDDIWRLVEFCYAAVDTGYDGWFGEDQFTYRTEQVRAMALSKEFFANAMKKALLVYARRDDLRRAQSTGDAAETIDVVKRIIYNG, from the coding sequence ATGAACGTATCTTCCGACAAGCTAGCTAAGCTGTCGACCGAGTACGGTGGCTATCTGGAAGGCGACAAGGTCAATCGCTTCCTGGACGAGTACGGCATCAACTTCTCCGCTGGGCACTGGTGCGCGGGGGAGTTTCGCGACCGCTTTTGCCCCGATGGCTACAATAGTAACACCGATTTCGACGCCTCCGAAGAGGCTCAGATCGCAAGGGTGAAGGCGGCTGGTATCAAAGGCATCGAGTTTCACGAACGCTGCTTCATAGATGCTCACTATGCAAAGGACCAGCGACGCATCGAAAGCGTGCGTGCAGCACTCGCCGAGCACGGTGTCGTCTGCACCAACATGAACATGAACACGTGGTCCGATCCTAAGTGGAAGTTCGGTGGTGTTACCCATCCCGATCCGGGGGTGCGAAGGGATTGCCTAGCACTCTGCCTGCAAGGGGTAGAGATTGGCAAGGAGCTGGGGTGCGCGTCCTGTCAATTGTGGCCCGGATCCGATGGGTGGGACTATCACTTCGAGGTGGATTACGGCGAGCGGCTCGATTGGTTCATCGAGGGTTGTACTGCCATCGCTGAGCGGGCGGCGCAGTTAGGCCTGAAGTTCGGCACCGAGGCGAAGCAGAAGGAGCCGCGCGAAGGCAACATGATCGTGAATACCGTGGGCAAAGCCGCATTGGTTGCTCTCGAGGTCAACAAGAACCTCGGCAAGACGGTGATGGGCGTGGTGATAGATTACGGGCACGAACAGATGGTAGGTAATCAGCCCGCGGACAGCCTGTACCTGCTCAAGCGCATGGGAGTGCCTATCGCCAACTTCCACATCAACGCCGCGAAGTACAACTCGAACGACGAGGATCGTATCACCGGCACGGATGACATCTGGCGTTTGGTGGAGTTCTGCTATGCCGCGGTGGATACTGGCTACGATGGGTGGTTCGGTGAAGATCAGTTTACGTATCGCACGGAGCAGGTGCGGGCGATGGCGCTCAGCAAGGAGTTCTTCGCCAATGCCATGAAGAAGGCGCTGCTGGTCTACGCCCGCCGTGACGACCTCCGCCGTGCACAATCCACAGGTGACGCCGCCGAGACGATTGACGTCGTGAAGCGCATCATCTACAACGGGTAG
- a CDS encoding 3-isopropylmalate dehydratase large subunit, translated as MGMTFAEKVLAKASGNESVVPGQVVTVRPDHLLTHDNTAPIIKKVENELLKYGVCDPELPIIVLDHVSPAANEKAAAQHKSVREFVKSQGIRHFYDVGMGICHQLVMEEGLAGPGKLIVGSDSHSCTYGAIGAFSTGIDRTEAACLLLTGETWLRVPHSIKITLSGRLRPPVAAKDLMLAIIRELGADGANYCSVEFHGGIDALTMDDRIAMCNMAVEMGAKNAAFPVDEIAVEYMNVNRATGEPLWADADAKYVAEYSFDLDSLVPLVAIPHRVDNVRPAAELGDITIHQAFLGTCTNGRLSDLHEAARILKGRSISPDCRLLTVPASKKVLDEALADGTIAALSAAGSLILPSGCGPCMGAHQGVLAPGEACISTANRNFRGRMGCVEADIYLASPATVAASAIHGRITDPREEYRA; from the coding sequence GTGGGAATGACGTTTGCCGAGAAGGTGCTAGCCAAAGCGTCGGGCAACGAATCGGTGGTGCCGGGTCAGGTGGTCACCGTCCGTCCCGACCACCTGCTCACACATGACAACACCGCTCCGATCATCAAGAAGGTAGAGAATGAACTACTGAAGTACGGCGTGTGCGATCCGGAGCTGCCCATCATCGTGCTCGACCACGTGTCGCCCGCAGCCAACGAGAAGGCTGCTGCTCAGCACAAGTCGGTTCGTGAGTTCGTAAAGTCCCAGGGCATCCGACACTTCTATGACGTAGGCATGGGCATATGCCACCAGTTGGTGATGGAAGAGGGCCTTGCAGGTCCCGGCAAGCTCATCGTGGGGTCGGACTCCCACTCTTGCACTTATGGGGCTATCGGTGCATTCAGCACCGGGATCGATCGAACGGAAGCGGCGTGCTTGTTGCTTACCGGTGAGACCTGGCTGCGCGTACCACATTCCATCAAGATCACCTTATCTGGGAGACTGCGCCCGCCGGTAGCCGCGAAGGACTTGATGCTGGCAATCATCCGCGAGCTGGGTGCGGACGGTGCCAACTACTGCTCCGTGGAGTTTCACGGCGGAATAGACGCTCTGACGATGGATGATCGCATCGCCATGTGCAACATGGCCGTAGAGATGGGTGCTAAGAACGCCGCATTCCCCGTGGACGAGATTGCCGTAGAATACATGAATGTCAATCGGGCGACTGGTGAGCCCCTATGGGCCGACGCAGACGCCAAGTACGTAGCGGAGTACTCTTTCGACCTGGACTCGCTCGTACCCCTAGTGGCGATTCCGCATAGAGTGGACAATGTGCGCCCTGCCGCAGAGTTGGGAGACATCACGATCCATCAGGCTTTTCTCGGCACATGCACTAACGGAAGGCTCAGCGATTTGCACGAGGCTGCGAGGATTCTGAAGGGGCGTAGCATCTCGCCCGATTGCCGCTTGCTCACGGTTCCCGCGAGCAAGAAGGTACTGGACGAAGCATTGGCGGATGGTACTATTGCAGCACTTAGCGCGGCTGGTTCGCTAATCCTGCCATCGGGCTGTGGCCCATGTATGGGGGCGCATCAGGGTGTCCTGGCGCCGGGCGAGGCCTGCATTAGCACCGCCAATCGCAACTTCCGTGGACGTATGGGATGTGTGGAGGCCGATATCTATCTGGCGAGTCCTGCTACGGTTGCTGCCAGCGCGATACATGGCAGGATCACCGATCCGCGCGAGGAGTACAGAGCATGA
- a CDS encoding isocitrate/isopropylmalate dehydrogenase family protein, with amino-acid sequence MAHRTVVTMPGDGIGKVVMPCALKVLRAAGFEAEYVHGDIGWEFWCKEGNALPERTIELLQEHRLGLFGAITSKPKAAAKAELAPELQDKGYTYYSPIVTMRQRFNLDICVRPCRSFPGNPLNFVRKGVAGIEEPHIDVVVFRQNTEGEYCGVEWTNPPDRVRAALETHPKMQAFADTPSEDLAISCRIITRKASQRIISAAFEYARKHRYKSVTVCEKPNVLRETSGMMMTEAERIALAFPEIQLWDTNIDAQLMWLTKNPEDYGVIVCGNLFGDIVSDAFAGLVGGLGFACSANLGQEVAVFEPTHGSAPKYEYLEPPIVNPIAMILSACMMLDHIGEDSRAARIRLAIAAVVQEGKVRTYDMLKLRGGPEALAQGAASTYEMTDAIIANL; translated from the coding sequence ATGGCGCATCGGACGGTCGTAACGATGCCAGGAGACGGCATCGGCAAGGTGGTGATGCCTTGCGCTCTCAAGGTTCTTCGTGCAGCTGGCTTCGAGGCGGAGTACGTTCACGGGGACATCGGCTGGGAGTTCTGGTGCAAGGAGGGCAACGCACTTCCCGAGAGAACGATCGAGCTTCTTCAGGAGCATCGACTAGGGCTGTTCGGGGCCATCACCTCGAAGCCGAAGGCCGCAGCGAAGGCCGAGCTGGCGCCCGAGCTTCAGGACAAAGGTTACACTTACTACAGCCCCATCGTCACGATGCGCCAGCGGTTCAACCTGGACATCTGCGTGCGCCCTTGCCGCTCGTTCCCGGGCAACCCTCTCAACTTCGTGCGAAAGGGTGTTGCCGGCATCGAAGAGCCTCACATAGACGTCGTGGTGTTCCGACAGAACACGGAGGGCGAGTATTGTGGGGTGGAGTGGACCAATCCCCCCGACCGCGTCCGCGCAGCCCTCGAGACGCATCCGAAGATGCAGGCGTTTGCAGATACGCCGAGCGAGGATCTAGCCATCTCCTGCCGCATCATAACGCGCAAGGCGAGCCAACGCATTATCTCTGCGGCGTTCGAGTATGCGCGTAAACACCGCTACAAGTCCGTGACGGTGTGCGAGAAGCCGAACGTGCTACGCGAGACGAGCGGGATGATGATGACGGAGGCTGAGCGCATCGCGTTGGCGTTTCCCGAGATTCAGCTTTGGGATACGAACATAGATGCGCAGCTCATGTGGCTCACCAAGAACCCCGAAGACTATGGTGTGATCGTCTGCGGCAACCTTTTCGGCGACATCGTGTCGGATGCGTTTGCAGGACTGGTCGGCGGGCTGGGGTTCGCGTGCAGTGCGAATCTCGGCCAAGAGGTTGCAGTCTTCGAACCCACCCACGGCTCCGCGCCGAAGTACGAGTACCTAGAGCCACCCATCGTGAACCCTATCGCCATGATCCTGAGCGCGTGCATGATGCTCGACCACATAGGCGAGGACTCGCGTGCAGCTCGTATTCGGCTGGCCATCGCCGCAGTCGTTCAGGAAGGCAAAGTGCGAACCTATGACATGTTGAAGCTGCGCGGAGGACCGGAAGCACTTGCGCAGGGAGCCGCCAGCACCTATGAGATGACGGATGCCATCATTGCCAACCTATAG
- the selD gene encoding selenide, water dikinase SelD gives MVACAGUASKLGPAQLAEVLRGLPIPTDPNLLVGLDTADDAGVYLLPDGTALVQTVDFFTPIVDDPYLFGAIAAANALSDVYAMGGRPLTALNILCFPAGVAPPEVLSRILLGGYEKVIEAGAVVVGGHSVEDKEPKFGMAVTGIVNPGQAITNKDARPGQRIVLTKPLGTGVITTAAKFDSCPPHALEAACASMTRLNRDAAYAAVRHGVRTGTDITGFGLAGHLSHVARASGVELRLQSERLPLLPEARRLAAEGHSPGGAFANHSWLEDLLEFAPGVPEEMRKLVVDPQTSGGLALFVAPEHVDALLAELPGAADIGVVEEGPPRIFVA, from the coding sequence ATGGTCGCCTGCGCGGGTTGAGCGAGTAAGCTGGGCCCCGCCCAACTCGCGGAGGTCCTCCGCGGGCTCCCCATCCCGACAGACCCGAATCTGCTCGTCGGCCTGGATACGGCGGACGACGCGGGCGTTTACCTGCTGCCCGACGGTACCGCGTTGGTGCAGACGGTGGACTTTTTCACGCCTATCGTGGACGACCCGTATCTGTTCGGCGCCATCGCCGCTGCCAACGCGCTCAGCGACGTGTACGCGATGGGTGGCCGGCCGCTCACCGCGCTGAACATCCTGTGCTTCCCGGCGGGTGTAGCGCCACCCGAGGTGCTGAGCCGCATCTTGCTAGGGGGATACGAGAAGGTGATCGAAGCTGGGGCCGTCGTGGTGGGCGGACACAGCGTGGAGGACAAAGAGCCGAAGTTCGGCATGGCCGTGACGGGCATCGTCAACCCTGGCCAGGCCATCACCAACAAGGATGCGAGGCCCGGCCAGCGCATCGTCCTGACCAAGCCGCTGGGCACCGGAGTGATCACCACCGCCGCGAAGTTCGATTCGTGTCCGCCACACGCGCTGGAGGCCGCATGTGCCTCGATGACGCGGCTGAACCGAGATGCGGCCTACGCTGCAGTGAGGCACGGCGTGCGCACCGGCACGGACATCACCGGTTTCGGACTCGCCGGGCACCTTTCACATGTCGCGCGGGCTTCGGGGGTCGAGTTGCGGTTGCAGTCCGAGCGCTTGCCGCTGCTTCCGGAGGCGAGGCGGTTGGCTGCTGAGGGGCATTCTCCAGGCGGGGCCTTTGCCAACCATTCGTGGCTGGAGGACCTCCTGGAGTTCGCGCCGGGCGTGCCGGAGGAGATGAGAAAACTGGTGGTGGATCCGCAGACCTCCGGGGGGCTGGCGTTGTTCGTTGCGCCGGAGCATGTGGACGCGCTGCTCGCCGAGTTGCCCGGCGCCGCGGACATCGGGGTCGTCGAGGAAGGCCCGCCGCGCATCTTCGTGGCCTGA
- a CDS encoding transporter → MAAVEPQPSRVTSGKPPIRFDRNEFAGAFGDIGTDLPLIVGMILVAGLDAASVLILFGAMQVLTALWYRMPIPVQPLKAVAALVIAQKLSADVVYGAGLAIGLVMLVLTVTGGLDLLARLIPKLVIRGIQFGLGLQLSTLALREFVPAEGVAGFWLAGAGFVLAIMFLGNRKYPAALFVIGLGVLYALVAKAPVAGALDGLGLRLPEVRTIGWAEVWTGFVLLALPQIPLSLGNSVLATKQLVADYFPERPISLRKIGFTYSVMNLINPFFGGVPTCHGSGGLAGHYAFGARTGGSVVIYGAMYLVLGLFLSGGFASVIQVFPKPILGVILAFEGLALMVLVRDQAAPDVPRYALPIALMVGLMAVGLPYGYVIGMAVGAVLAASARRFEMGGVFSR, encoded by the coding sequence ATGGCCGCCGTCGAGCCCCAGCCGAGCCGCGTGACTTCTGGTAAGCCCCCAATCCGCTTCGACCGCAACGAGTTCGCGGGCGCATTCGGCGACATCGGCACGGACCTGCCGCTCATTGTGGGCATGATCCTGGTTGCAGGGCTGGATGCCGCGAGCGTACTCATCCTGTTCGGCGCGATGCAGGTGCTGACGGCACTATGGTATCGGATGCCGATCCCGGTGCAGCCGCTCAAAGCGGTCGCCGCGCTCGTCATCGCCCAAAAACTTTCGGCAGACGTAGTGTACGGCGCCGGACTGGCCATCGGGCTCGTCATGCTGGTGCTCACCGTCACCGGCGGGCTGGACCTATTGGCGCGGCTGATCCCCAAGCTGGTGATCCGCGGCATTCAGTTCGGGCTCGGGTTGCAGCTCTCCACGCTTGCGCTCCGCGAGTTCGTCCCGGCCGAAGGTGTCGCGGGTTTTTGGCTTGCGGGGGCGGGCTTCGTTCTTGCCATCATGTTCCTCGGCAACCGGAAGTACCCCGCAGCCCTGTTCGTGATCGGACTGGGAGTGCTTTATGCGCTCGTCGCCAAGGCGCCAGTCGCCGGGGCACTCGACGGATTGGGTCTTCGGCTTCCGGAGGTCAGGACCATCGGGTGGGCCGAGGTCTGGACCGGGTTCGTGTTGCTCGCCCTGCCGCAGATACCGCTCTCGCTCGGCAACTCCGTGCTGGCTACTAAGCAGCTCGTGGCCGACTATTTCCCGGAGCGCCCCATAAGCTTGCGTAAGATCGGCTTCACCTATTCGGTGATGAATCTCATCAACCCCTTCTTCGGTGGCGTCCCGACGTGCCACGGTTCCGGCGGGCTGGCCGGTCACTATGCCTTCGGGGCGCGCACGGGCGGGTCGGTGGTGATCTACGGTGCGATGTACCTGGTGCTGGGTCTGTTTCTCAGCGGGGGTTTCGCTTCGGTCATTCAGGTTTTCCCGAAGCCGATCCTCGGGGTGATCCTGGCGTTCGAAGGACTGGCACTGATGGTGTTAGTGCGGGACCAAGCTGCCCCCGACGTGCCGCGTTATGCTCTCCCCATCGCACTGATGGTAGGGCTGATGGCGGTGGGACTACCCTATGGCTATGTGATTGGGATGGCTGTCGGCGCCGTCCTGGCGGCCTCGGCTCGACGGTTCGAGATGGGCGGAGTCTTCTCCAGGTAG
- a CDS encoding peptidase M14 → MKRAFVALLILVFAAVVFAQQVEFHGHKVLRTYITKPSQLAFLEKLNVDFWSERPDLGPVDVRVTPDQLRRVQQARIPYIVLIEDLQKLIDSQKSDVTAQGIFDDYLTLDQINAQLLTWEQQYPALAKRIQVGTSVQNRPIYVLRLSTGVNQTDSYGSKKLGVLYHGAEHAREWISPPVVLYIADYLLSNYGVDRRATDILNHMDVYCMPVMNPDGYRYTWTTNRMWRKNRRNNGDGTYGVDLNRNWGYMWGGDGSSGNTSSDVYRGPSPFSEPETQAVRDFLLANPRVKGHLDYHSYSQLILFPWGYTSAQCPDYAAFLSATGRMATLINQVHGKVYDYGSVGGSLYLASGCSLDWSYAVAGTRAITIELRDTGEYGFVLPKEQIIPTCQENLPAAIDYALWLDQVYLIPARKR, encoded by the coding sequence ATGAAGAGAGCATTCGTCGCGTTGCTGATCCTGGTTTTCGCGGCCGTCGTCTTTGCGCAGCAGGTCGAGTTCCACGGCCACAAGGTGCTCCGAACCTACATTACCAAGCCTTCGCAGCTCGCCTTCCTGGAAAAGCTGAACGTGGACTTCTGGTCGGAGCGACCGGACCTCGGCCCCGTAGACGTGCGCGTGACGCCCGACCAACTGAGGCGGGTTCAGCAGGCGCGCATCCCGTATATCGTGCTGATCGAAGACCTGCAGAAGCTGATCGATTCGCAGAAATCGGACGTCACCGCCCAGGGCATCTTCGACGACTATCTGACGCTCGACCAGATCAACGCGCAGCTCCTGACCTGGGAGCAGCAGTATCCTGCCCTTGCCAAGCGCATCCAGGTCGGCACCAGTGTGCAAAACCGGCCCATCTACGTCCTTCGTCTCTCCACGGGTGTCAACCAGACCGACAGCTATGGCAGCAAGAAGCTGGGTGTGCTGTATCACGGCGCGGAGCATGCCCGCGAATGGATCAGTCCGCCCGTGGTGCTTTACATCGCCGACTATCTCCTGAGCAACTACGGCGTGGACCGCCGCGCGACGGACATCTTGAACCATATGGACGTGTACTGCATGCCGGTGATGAACCCGGATGGCTACCGATACACCTGGACCACGAATCGCATGTGGCGAAAGAACCGCCGCAATAACGGTGACGGCACCTACGGCGTGGACCTCAACCGAAACTGGGGCTACATGTGGGGAGGCGATGGCTCGAGTGGAAACACCTCTAGCGATGTCTACCGCGGCCCGTCCCCGTTCTCCGAGCCCGAGACGCAGGCGGTGCGCGATTTCCTACTGGCCAATCCTCGGGTCAAGGGTCATCTGGACTACCACAGCTATAGCCAGCTCATCCTTTTTCCGTGGGGCTACACTTCCGCGCAGTGCCCGGACTATGCTGCCTTCCTCTCGGCAACGGGGCGAATGGCGACGCTGATCAACCAGGTCCACGGTAAGGTGTACGACTACGGCAGCGTGGGCGGTTCGCTATACCTCGCCTCGGGCTGCAGCCTCGACTGGTCCTATGCGGTCGCAGGCACCCGGGCAATCACCATCGAGCTCCGCGACACAGGCGAATACGGCTTCGTGCTGCCTAAGGAGCAGATCATCCCGACCTGCCAAGAGAACCTGCCGGCGGCCATAGACTACGCGCTTTGGCTGGACCAGGTCTATCTGATTCCGGCTCGCAAGCGCTAA
- a CDS encoding DUF5343 domain-containing protein, with translation MARAAFPQLAESAYFGLRDAARRSLPSRVTPTWLMASLNGYKESSAKVVLGAIRRLGLVDVDGKPTPLLQKWRCDEEYPEACAQMLRAGFPPEIIEAAEGAAVSTEQLCRLFMAAGLGEKTAYNVTRLFLILKSARTGPGQRRLGSATAVPRRDPTATRLRSASKGRVGQAGRRPGRTAHDPGSYPNDADRNAGRRVLADAGTNPPSEVVWTVPLDRGRTATLRFPDDITAREWSKLVALLQVQERFAKDVE, from the coding sequence ATGGCTAGAGCTGCCTTTCCTCAACTCGCCGAGAGTGCCTACTTTGGCCTCCGCGACGCAGCACGCCGCTCGCTTCCCTCGAGAGTCACGCCCACCTGGCTCATGGCGAGTCTCAATGGCTACAAGGAGAGCAGCGCCAAGGTGGTGCTTGGGGCGATCCGCCGACTGGGGCTGGTTGATGTTGATGGCAAGCCGACCCCGCTGCTTCAGAAGTGGCGCTGCGACGAGGAGTACCCGGAAGCCTGCGCGCAGATGTTGCGCGCAGGCTTCCCCCCCGAGATCATCGAGGCGGCTGAGGGTGCGGCAGTTTCGACCGAGCAACTGTGCCGCCTGTTCATGGCGGCTGGGCTTGGCGAGAAAACCGCCTACAACGTCACTCGTCTGTTCCTGATCCTCAAGAGCGCCAGGACGGGCCCTGGGCAACGGCGGCTTGGCTCCGCAACGGCTGTGCCTCGGCGTGACCCGACCGCAACTAGACTACGTAGTGCGAGCAAAGGCCGCGTCGGACAGGCTGGACGGCGACCCGGACGAACGGCTCACGACCCCGGTTCCTACCCAAACGATGCTGACCGGAATGCAGGACGGCGAGTCCTGGCTGATGCGGGGACCAACCCTCCCTCTGAAGTGGTGTGGACCGTCCCACTCGACCGTGGTCGGACGGCTACGTTACGATTCCCAGACGACATCACAGCCCGCGAATGGAGCAAGCTCGTAGCCCTGCTTCAGGTCCAGGAGCGATTCGCAAAGGATGTGGAATGA
- a CDS encoding PadR family transcriptional regulator — protein MPSRQQLAEFDYVLLGAVYRGYPTGYSIRNLILRTKGSRWSGSTGAVYPALRRLEASGYLAAETAGKASRARTSYSLTPKGTEALRRWMMGPVSEEDLGMMSDPLRSRCLNLRLLKPRERVTAVRQWIEQNEAYIAYFTQRLGELPGKDRFVDLAFLNLAHLLEGRRRWLLLLADEVGLKLEQTDS, from the coding sequence ATGCCTTCCCGGCAGCAACTCGCCGAGTTCGATTACGTTCTGTTGGGCGCCGTGTACCGCGGCTACCCAACCGGCTACTCCATCCGGAACCTCATTCTGCGAACGAAAGGCTCACGATGGAGCGGCAGCACTGGAGCTGTGTACCCCGCGCTGCGCCGGCTCGAGGCATCCGGCTACCTTGCCGCAGAGACAGCTGGCAAAGCCTCGCGAGCAAGGACCTCTTACTCGCTGACGCCCAAGGGCACCGAGGCGCTCCGCCGATGGATGATGGGGCCGGTCTCGGAAGAAGACCTCGGGATGATGTCCGATCCGCTTCGCTCCCGGTGCCTGAATCTTCGGCTGCTCAAGCCACGGGAGAGGGTGACAGCGGTTCGGCAGTGGATCGAGCAGAACGAGGCATACATCGCCTACTTCACACAACGGCTGGGCGAGTTGCCGGGCAAAGACCGCTTCGTGGACTTGGCGTTTCTCAATCTCGCGCACCTGCTCGAGGGCCGCCGCCGCTGGCTGCTGTTGCTGGCGGACGAGGTAGGCCTTAAGCTGGAGCAGACCGACAGCTAG
- a CDS encoding SDR family oxidoreductase, translated as MQAQPEPKRAVVTGGAGFLGSHLADRLIREGWTVIVLDNLITGSLSNIEHLFGNPAFRFIKYDVTEYIHVDGPVDFVFHFASPASPVDFDRLPIQTLKVGALGTHKALGLAKAKGARFMLASTSEVYGDPLVHPQPEEYWGNVNPIGPRGVYDEAKRYAESLTMAYARYHGVDVRIVRLFNTYGPRMRMDDGRAVPNLLTQALTGKPLTIYGDGSYTRSFGYVDDILEGVWRLAFSDYARPMNIGSLHEFTMLELVEVIRRVTGTNVPVEHHPPLPDDPKRRQPDITKARTILGWEPTTPLEEGLRITAEDFRKRL; from the coding sequence GTGCAAGCACAACCCGAACCCAAGCGTGCGGTGGTGACCGGAGGGGCCGGCTTTCTCGGCTCTCACCTCGCTGACCGCCTCATCCGAGAAGGCTGGACCGTGATCGTGCTCGACAACCTGATCACCGGCAGCCTAAGCAACATCGAGCACCTGTTCGGCAACCCCGCCTTTCGCTTCATCAAGTACGACGTCACCGAATACATCCACGTGGACGGGCCCGTGGATTTCGTGTTCCACTTCGCCTCCCCCGCCAGCCCCGTGGACTTCGACCGTCTACCCATTCAGACGCTGAAGGTGGGTGCGCTCGGCACGCACAAGGCGCTGGGTCTGGCCAAGGCGAAGGGCGCGCGCTTTATGCTCGCTTCCACCTCCGAGGTATACGGCGACCCGCTGGTGCACCCGCAGCCGGAGGAGTATTGGGGCAACGTGAACCCCATCGGCCCGCGCGGGGTGTACGACGAGGCCAAACGCTATGCCGAGTCGCTCACCATGGCCTATGCGCGATACCATGGCGTGGACGTGCGCATCGTGCGTCTGTTCAATACGTATGGCCCGCGAATGCGCATGGACGACGGGCGCGCGGTGCCCAACCTATTGACGCAGGCACTGACGGGCAAACCGCTGACCATCTACGGCGACGGCAGTTACACGCGCAGCTTCGGCTATGTGGACGACATCCTGGAAGGCGTGTGGCGGCTGGCGTTCTCCGACTATGCAAGGCCAATGAACATCGGCTCCCTGCACGAGTTCACGATGCTAGAGCTGGTGGAAGTGATCCGGCGCGTCACCGGAACGAACGTGCCCGTCGAACACCACCCTCCCCTGCCCGACGATCCCAAGCGCAGGCAACCCGACATCACCAAGGCACGAACCATCCTCGGCTGGGAGCCCACCACTCCGCTGGAGGAGGGCCTGCGCATAACGGCTGAGGACTTCCGGAAGAGGCTCTAG
- a CDS encoding type II toxin-antitoxin system HicA family toxin codes for MRLRELEKYLRERGCERVREGAKHTIYRNPVSGKTAPVPRHHEIGRLMVRRICLELAIQPPATD; via the coding sequence ATGAGGCTGCGAGAGCTTGAGAAGTACCTGCGAGAGCGGGGCTGCGAGAGGGTCAGGGAAGGTGCAAAGCACACAATCTATCGTAATCCCGTGTCGGGCAAGACCGCCCCGGTTCCGCGGCATCATGAGATCGGCCGACTAATGGTCCGGCGCATCTGCCTGGAACTCGCGATTCAGCCGCCTGCCACCGACTAG
- a CDS encoding HDIG domain-containing protein: MITRTEIEDLFRPQLQRIENEELRRKVVDTWLLACKRGNWNSIEDVRKMPFTLLVDAEGVDFIQHTIAVTEGAAALAEAQKKAYDKMPYQVDMDRLIAGGLVHDVGKLLEIEPDGQGGYRMSHTGRCARHPISGAWLAAVVGLPEEIINIIVCHSKEGDGRPQVVETIFIHQADFAAFDPFVFRKAGRLIE; this comes from the coding sequence ATGATAACCAGAACCGAGATCGAAGACCTATTCCGACCACAGTTGCAACGCATCGAAAACGAAGAACTGAGGCGTAAGGTGGTTGACACGTGGCTGCTCGCGTGCAAACGTGGCAACTGGAACAGTATCGAAGATGTCCGCAAGATGCCCTTTACGCTGCTAGTGGATGCCGAAGGCGTCGACTTTATCCAGCACACCATCGCAGTTACAGAGGGCGCCGCTGCTCTAGCCGAGGCTCAGAAGAAGGCTTACGACAAAATGCCGTATCAGGTAGACATGGACCGGTTGATCGCAGGTGGACTGGTGCATGACGTGGGCAAGCTGCTCGAGATCGAGCCAGACGGACAAGGCGGGTACAGGATGAGTCATACGGGACGATGCGCGCGTCATCCAATATCCGGCGCATGGCTGGCAGCGGTGGTGGGACTTCCGGAAGAGATCATCAACATCATCGTGTGCCACTCGAAGGAGGGGGACGGGCGCCCGCAGGTGGTGGAGACCATCTTCATCCACCAGGCGGACTTCGCGGCCTTCGACCCCTTCGTGTTCCGCAAGGCGGGCAGGCTGATCGAATAG
- a CDS encoding NAD-dependent epimerase/dehydratase family protein, with translation MQAQPEPKRAVVTGGAGFPGSYLAERFIREGRAVMVLDNLIPCSPRSI, from the coding sequence GTGCAAGCGCAACCCGAACCCAAGCGTGCGGTGGTGACCGGAGGGGCCGGCTTCCCCGGCTCCTACCTCGCCGAACGCTTCATCCGCGAGGGCCGGGCCGTGATGGTGCTTGACAACCTGATCCCCTGCAGCCCACGTAGCATCTAG
- a CDS encoding type II toxin-antitoxin system HicB family antitoxin: MTIIYELGEDGWWIATIPEVPGAFSQGRTKNEARENVLDALHELMEARRELALRERPADAEVESLPFAG, encoded by the coding sequence ATGACGATCATCTACGAACTTGGCGAGGACGGCTGGTGGATCGCCACGATCCCCGAGGTCCCCGGCGCCTTCTCGCAGGGTAGGACGAAGAACGAGGCCCGCGAGAACGTCCTGGACGCTCTTCATGAGCTGATGGAGGCGCGGCGGGAGTTGGCACTTCGCGAACGCCCGGCCGACGCCGAAGTGGAGTCGCTGCCGTTCGCAGGCTAG